One Burkholderia gladioli genomic window, GTGACGTCCATCGCCACGCCGATCGCCTTGCCGCCGGCCGTCTTGATCTGCTCGGCCACGGCGTTCGCGCCGTCCTGGTTCAGGTCGGCGATCGCCACGGCGGCGCCCGCCTTGGCCAGTTCCAGCGCGATTTCCTTGCCGATGCCGCTCGCGGCGCCGGTGACCACGGCAACCTTGCCGTCCAGTTTCGAATCCATTTCGACGTCTCCCGATTCAGTGCTCAGATCCAATGAAATCATTGCCGGGCCCTGCGCGACAAGCCGGCCGTTCGGCCAGGTGCCGCCGCAGGCGCGGCGCTGCTATTGTGCATGAAGCCTCCTGCATGCTGTCGGCAAACGGGCTAAGCTAGCCGCTGTCCCAAATTCGAGGAGAGTGAGGATGAATTACAGGCGATTGGGCCGGTCCGGGCTGCAGGTCAGCGAATTGTCGATCGGCTCGTGGGTCACCTATGGCAACCAGGTCGATCATCGAGCCGCGCGCGAGTCGCTGGCCGCGGCACGTGACGCAGGCATCAATTTCTTCGACAACGCCGAAGTCTATGCGAAGGGGCAGTCCGAGGAAATCATGGGCGAGGCGCTGAAGGCGCTCGGCTGGTCGCGCGTCAGCTACGTGGTGTCGACCAAGTTCTTCTGGGGTCTGGCGGAAGCGCCGAACCAGTATCACACGCTGAATCGCAAGTACCTGATGGACGCGATCGACGGCTCGCTGCGTCGCTTGCAACTGGATTACGTCGATCTGGTGTTCTGTCATCGACCGGATCCGAACACGCCGATCGAGGAAACGGTCTGGGCGATGAGCGATATGATCGCGCGCGGCAAGGCGCTCTACTGGGGCACCTCGGAATGGAGCGCCGACGAGATCCGGGCCGCCTACGAGATTGCCGAGCGGCATCATCTGCACAAGCCGGTGATGGAGCAGCCGCAGTACAACCTGTTTCATCGCCGCCGCGTCGAACAGGAATACCATCGGCTCTACGAGGACATCGGCCTGGGCCTGACTACTTGGAGCCCGCTGGCCTCGGGGCTGCTGACCGGCAAGTATCGCGACGGCGTACCGGCCGGCAGCCGGGCTGCGGTGCAGGGTTATGACTGGCTGCGCGAGCAGTTGACACATCCGGCGAAAAACGAAGCCGTCGGCAAGCTCGCGAAGGTCGCCGACGAGCTCGGCTGCACGCTCGCCCAACTCGCGATCGCCTGGACGCTCAAGAATCCGAACGTCAGCACCGTGATTACCGGCGCCTCGCGTGTCGAGCAGATCGGCGAGAACATGAAGGCCGTCGAGGTTGCCGCACGTATCACGCCGGAATTGAAGCAGCGCATCGAGGAAATCGTCGGCGACCAGGCGCAGTAGGCACGGTCGCGTACAATACCCGGCCGCGCGAGTCCCGCGGGCCGGCGCCGCCTTGGTGGCGCCGGCATCGCGCTCGCGCCATCGAATCCGATTTTCTACGTCTTATCCTGCCATGTTCAGTTATCGCCACGCATTCCATGCCGGCAACCATGCCGACGTGCTGAAGCACGCCGTCGTCGTCCAGTTGCTTCATTACCTGAACAAGAAGGACAAGTCGTACTGGTATATCGATACGCATGCCGGCGCCGGGATCTACGCGCTCGATGAAGGTTTCGCCGCCAAGACGGCAGAATACGAGACTGGCATCGAGAA contains:
- a CDS encoding potassium channel beta subunit family protein, which codes for MNYRRLGRSGLQVSELSIGSWVTYGNQVDHRAARESLAAARDAGINFFDNAEVYAKGQSEEIMGEALKALGWSRVSYVVSTKFFWGLAEAPNQYHTLNRKYLMDAIDGSLRRLQLDYVDLVFCHRPDPNTPIEETVWAMSDMIARGKALYWGTSEWSADEIRAAYEIAERHHLHKPVMEQPQYNLFHRRRVEQEYHRLYEDIGLGLTTWSPLASGLLTGKYRDGVPAGSRAAVQGYDWLREQLTHPAKNEAVGKLAKVADELGCTLAQLAIAWTLKNPNVSTVITGASRVEQIGENMKAVEVAARITPELKQRIEEIVGDQAQ